From Leishmania braziliensis MHOM/BR/75/M2904 complete genome, chromosome 35:
GTGAGCCTGTATAATGCCGTCCGTCAGAACCACATTTGAGAGCTGAACATGCTAAGAAGCTTCGCGTAGCTTTTGCACAGCGGGGTGACAACCTCTACGTTACTGTGAGGAAAAAAGTACTTGTGAGCAATATGCGCCTGATAGGCATATTCAAGGACATCCAGTTCTTCCAGGAGAGCCGAAGCTAAGGAAGCCATGCCCGAGGTTGATTGTCCTGTCCATTCTGGCCAGCGGTGTCATGTCCTCTTAAATAGTGCCAACCAAAGAGGATTTCAAGGACATGTAAAGCGCCTCATCTCTACGTTTCCCCAGTACGACGGAGAAATGTACCACAAAAAGCGACGCGAGGAAAATAAatagcggtggtggtgggcgaAGAAAGATTCGTGCACGTCAGGTTTTTGGGTGCTCACGCCCAGGTCGCACACAGAACTAAGGGGAGTCAAGGAAAAAGGAAGGCACTAACACTTGAAAGAATTTACCACAATCTGCCAAGTGGCTGGTATAACGAAAGATGGCTTTGCACTACAGAACAAGCACTGCATACAGCTGGAAGAGTCTTAGTNNNNNNNNNNNNNNNNNNNNNNNNNNNNNNNNNNNNNNNNNNNNNNNNNNNNNNNNNNNNNNNNNNNNNNNNNNNNNNNNNNNNNNNNNNNNNNNNNNNNGCGACTGGGCGCTGATGGAGCTGTGCACCCGCAAAGAGCGCAGAGCAAGCTCTCTGGTGCGCGACACTGCCACCAGCTGAAACGTTCCGCTGCACGCAGGTGCTTGGACGAGGACAGccaccctcgccttctccgtgTAGCCTTCCTGCCAAGGCGCGGCACTGGGCCGACACGCTGCAGAGCCTGTCGGCACAAGCCACGGCTCGAGCTGCCGTGCTGGTGGAAGTCTCTGTTCGCAGGAATGGGGGTCCCGTCAACGAATCCCCTCCGCTCTTTGTGCATGGCGCTGGCTCAATCACGCCCACCCcctgcggcgccaccgcgtgggggaacagcgccagcgccaacTACGGGAAGCCTCTTGGGCACATTCatgccacagcagccgcagccaccgTGGGTGTGACAACATACGCGCACAACAGAGACCAACTCGAAGAGGCCGACCCGCCGCCCCTGGACTCCGTAGTGCTTCTGCGCCACACCCGCCTGTACCCCTCCGCAATCACGCGGGGAGGCTGCGTTGCACATTGGGCGCGGGAGGTGTGCACGGCGGATGGTGTCGCCACGACGCCTCGGCAGCTCTCACACGGGTGTGCAGGCACCAGCTCCTTCAGTGCACCGCACACCCGCACCTCCTTCATATGAAGTCGTCGCGTGTACTTCAGCGCATCGCTCCTGGGAGGGGCTGCGGGCGGACTCCCTAGGCGAGGAAAAACCTTTAGCATGCGTGCCGCAGCCTTCCCGTGTAGCGTAGTCCCCTCGCTCGCGGCGgacaggcgctgcggcgcgaaGCGACATCAAGTCAGGGGCGGCCGTGGCGCTCTCACGGGTGCAGTAGCAAGTGGCGGCAGCCCCTTTGCTTGTAGCTGTCGCGCCGAGTGTGAGGCAATGGAGCTGAGGTCCGACCGGCTGCAAGGATGCCTGGATCACCTAGGGTGCAGAAAAGCACGTGTCTGCTGTTGCCACGGACTCGCGGTCCCTCCTCATGGCGCTACCGGCCCGTCGCAGGCGCCTCCTCattttcgtttctctttggCCACTGGGAGCTACACCCCCACGACGCAGTTGACGAACTTGCCGAATCGGCAATGGCAGTGGCGCCGACACCAACTGCATGGACTACGGGTCTGGCCGCCGGTCTGCGACGCGCTGAGAGAAGACCTCCTTGGCGGCAGCACTTCCACGCTAGAAGGACAAGGACGCTGGGCTTACGAGGCGACAGAAGGCCGCCCTCACCCAGCTCTGCTCGGGCACCTGGCTATACCTCGGGTTCCCGCaggggggggcagagtggcagcgacagcatGGTGCGCAGATGGCGTGCTGCACGCTGCTCCGCTAGCGCCGTGACGCCCCGGGTCACACCACCGGACCCGCCACACCCCAGGGGGAGGAACCCCCACGCCATGCCACGGGATgacgcggcggaggcaggcgAGGTGTGGCTGCGTGCGCATACCTGCAGGGTGGTGCGTGGCTAAGATGCACGTtgaaaggaagaaaaacgtCTCTGCTCTACACAGTCTGCCATAGGCCTGCCGCTTGGTGCAAAGCAGTAGGAGGCACTTACAGCAATACGTCGACGCAGTCACTGGAGCGGACTTCCTGCCTCAAACTCTACCCACCACCgcgtcgcagctgcacccgTAGTCCTGGTGGTGAAGTGGTGGACCGGCTTCGAtgcggcgcaggctccccaccccagtgggcagcgagggtcgAGTGAAGTGCATTCGAGTAGCACTGACAGCATGCCTACCGTATAAATCGGTCAAGCGTGTTCAacgtcgcaggtcgctccgacgcaacgccgtgCAAGACCAGACCCCTGACGCCAAGAGCGATACATTGCCCtgaccctcccccctgcgtcgtgggtgcttgacacactgccgccgccagagGCGGCTCGGCGTTGGCAGACATTAGGAGGGCTTGCCTGGCCTCCGTACCCAGAGTACGTGCTTGGTCATGATAACACGCTGGGGTGCTCTTCGTAATCACGGGCGCTGGGGTCGAGGCGGgaataataataaaaagCTGTGCGGCGTAGGTGGCGTGCAGTCTTTCTCAGAATAAGCAAATACCGTCGAGGCCTTGCCATTGTCTACTTCAGGGAGGAATGGGCACGGGTATCGGAATCGTTAACGGCACCGGCGGCTGTGGCTGGAttggcggtggcgtggcCAGCTTTGACGTGGCCATCGGGGGTGGTGAGGGTGCAGCGCTTGGCGGCGTCAGCGGCGTCGGTGCCGCGAGCGGTGGAGGCACCAAAGACGGGTGCTGAGGACTGAGCGCCGGTGGACCGCCAGTGGCGAGTACTGGCTGCGGCGTAAAGGCGGAAGCAGTCATGCCGTACACGGCCGTGCTCTGCGACCCGGGGTGGAGTGAGTCTCGCGGAGGGGCGGCTGTAGAGAGCTGAAAGTTGTTTGCTTGGTTTATGTGCGACACACGCGGCACCAGCGGATTCGCCTGCGACAGGGCAGTTGGCTCGCCGAGGGAGTCCATGGGGTTGAAGGGTGAAAGCCACATTTGCGACTCGACTGGGGTCGGAAGTGGCATTGCTGTCTGCTCAGCCGACGGCGCGGCGACGGTgtagggcggcggcggtgttggtggtgaGGGTGACGTTTGCTTCCTTGGTGTTGTTGCAGCCGGCGTGGCGtaggacggcggcggtggcaggggcTGGGCCGGGGCGCTCGGCGTAGGTGTCGCCGCCAGCGACGACTGCCCAGCTGGCAGCGGATTCGTCGGGGCGGCCACGATTGTCGGCGCCCGTGGCTGCGACGCGGGTGTCGCCGGTCGATTCAAGGAGGAGGATAAGGAAGATGAGGACAAACTGCTAGTGCTCgtgccacggctgctgctgaaggacgagtaagaggtgctgctgaggctcTTGGCGGCACCACTGAGCTTGTGAGCGCCtagatgcggcgctgcagcctgTGGTGCGCTCCGCGAGTTTGCTTTACGCTGCGTCCGGTCTTTTTTCTGGGCGTCAGGCCTTGGCGCAGcagacagcgccgccgtgctgagCGTTCCATCTACGCAAGATTGGACGAGAATGCTGATTTGCTTCGTGAGGTGCTGAATCTCGTGTCCGAGCTCGTCGCAGTACGCGACGTGCTGTACGGGGATCGACGACAGCGGTGTGTCGAGCACCGCGCGGTAGGCAACGGTCATGTAGGACAGGTTCGTGCCCAAGCACTGCAGTTGGTAGAGCACGTCGTACTGCAAGTAATGGCCTATGGAGCCTTCAGCGGGAAGCGGCAGCTTGTTCACTGGGTTGCGCATTTGCCGTGCCATGTCGTTCACCACACGACTCGCTCCGATGCGTGGCGGGGCGGGGCTGTTGTCCACAAGCTGATTCACCACCTGTAAAACAATGTTTGCCACCTTCACAATCGACGCCACATGATGGTCGATCGACTTGGTCAGCCTGGAGGTGCTGAGGGCGTCACTCTTGTCTGGTCCCTTGAGTGGCGTGCGCGTCAACACGTCGTGCtcacggtgcagcgctgccgcgacgGTTTCGCTGAGGGATTGCAACTGATACGCCACGTCGTACTGCAGGAGATGAAGCAGACTTCCCTTTTCGGCGGTGTTGGCAGACACGCGCCGCGGCGGATGGCCACGATCACTAGCACTGGCACGCGTCACCGTCACCTCGTGCCCGCGTGACGCGTCCTGCACCCCGTCCCAGCGAGTATCCTGGCTTGGGCGGCGATGTCGGTCACTTTCACCAACTACTACACGCACAATGTACGGCTTGCCCTGGTCGGCGCTTGTTCCTCTGCTGGGCTCTAGGGCGCTGGCAGGGGGTGCAGcgaccggcagcggcgtcactGATGCCTGTGGGGCCGGCATGGAGATGGGAGCTGGCGCTGTGGACGGTGGGTCCTGCAAGAGCACCCGGCAGCTCATATCGGCGTAGCCCACCGCCCCTCCGGCAGCGTTGCTGATGACGTAGTTGGCGTAGGTGCGCAGGGAGAgttgtgcagctgcgtcggGCTGCGGCACCAGTAAACACGGGCACGACCACCGTGCACCGCCCGCTACTGCCCCTTCATTTACACTGACCAACTGACACTGGCACATGGCAGGAAAGTTCGCGGCAGCCTGCTCACTGCACATTCGAAAGTCGGCCTTGTGGCAGACGTTGTACGTCACGGTGTCGCCAACAGCGTAGCCTTGTGGGTGTATCATTATGGGAGGGAAATTGAGGAAGCGCACCTCCACAGCAATCATTGACGAGGCGCTGGCAATGAGTGGGTTGAGCCCGGACACCCGCTTTACGGCCACCTCGAGGCGATAGGAATTCATCCGGCTGAGGTGCTCTAGCTCTGCGGTGATTGACGGTAAGCAACAGAAAAGAGTTTAGGCCACGCTATGCAGTCTTCTGCATAGCGTGTCGCTTGCCTTCGCCGATTCAGGCTGCGAGAGCTGCTTGAGGGGGGTCGTTCTGTCCTTTTTGCGAATTTCTCAGCGGCAGAACACACGCCTACGTGGCTTACGCGCGCACTGCAGTCAACGGCAAGCACGCAGCACACTACGGCGATCTAGGGTGGGGCTCTTCTGCGTCTCCTGTCCCCCGATGAGCGGTGTGAGGGAGTTGCAGGCGagtagagggagaggagaagggtgagGTATCGCAGCGCACACGTAAAGGTGAGAGGGGGCTAGCAAAGACCTACCGAGAAGCCACTACGCAgggtaaagagagaggggcggaggAGTGGTCAGTGAAGAAGACCGGCAAGCGCATGCAGGGTGCTCTCGTGAGACATTCGTGTGGCTGCGTATGGACGTGCACATCTGCACGCTTATATCAAACCAGGCCATCCAGAGCGCCTcgtctcccctttcctcatCCTCTCCCTGTTGAGAAGCTGGGGACTAGTCAACGAGCAGGGCCAACAATACTCTCGTCATTGGGGCTATTTTTCTttactgtgtgtgtgtgcgcgcacccCCAGGCACACGCATTGAGGCGTGCCACGGAGGATACCACGAGCGCAGCAGACCCAGCGGGGGCATCGAGTGGGCTATGAGGTCAAGGAAGTGAAGAAGATGCGGTCGCACTACTGGTAgttcccccctttccggATGACTGTTTGAGGATGGCGGCTACGTGTGGCAGTGAAGACGGAAAAGGCTGAACTTGCCtcacagcgagagggaggagggaaaggggcgaGGGGCAGAAGCAGGCTTTTCACCGCGAGATCGGCATGGACCTCAATCAACGCATACAACGGTGGCAGGGCCCCGTCTCTCCCCTTGCACGTGCGCctagtgtgtgtgcgtgggtgggtgatgCGGTAGCAATGGCCTTTGTCGGCACGGCACATGCACCCCCAAAGACCCAGCACAGAGGACTCCGCGGCCTTGTGCATCTACGCATCCTcatctccaccgccacctttCTTAAACTTGCCGATGCCGTAGACCTTCTCCATGAGGTGATGTGTCCGCACACGACCGCCCGGCTTGTTCTGCGCCATCATCTCAGGCGACTGCTGCAGGGTTTCAAGAGAGGGTGTGATCATGCGATCGCGGAGGCGGCCTCTGTTCTCCGCCACCTCACCGCGCTTCGTCGCCCCGGCGGTACTACCCTCGTCCTTCAGCGCCTTGGCCGTTgccttcgccaccgccgcgtcctgctgctcctgtaAGGCGTGCATCCTGTCCGTCTTCGACTTGCGGCGCTTCATCGGCGTCGTACCGCCAGCGCTCGGGGACGtggcgccatcgccgtcgaAGCGTGGGCGGCGGAAGATGGCTTTGGACCCTGTCTTTCCACGGTCGATGTACGCCCGTCGACTCACCTCTCGCTCCTCATCCGTCTCCTCCATGCTACGCGCCACCTTGCGTGAGTCAAACCTCGCGCTCTCGCTGCGGTCCATGTCCGTCATCGACTCCGACCAGGCGTCGCCATCCTCGGGGCGAATGCgcaactcctcctcctgcgccgaCGCCAtcatctgcagcagcttctcttctgcgacggcggtgccctCTGGCGGCTCGTATATGGTGGCACCGCCGTCTGGGTTCTCCGTAGCGTGGTTCGTCATTAGATTCGCAGGCACTTGCGCAATGTTTCCATCCCTGTCCTCTAGCATGGGCATCTGGCCAGCAAAGTTGAGCGGGTACGGCGCCTTCGACCCCACAGTGTACTTGTCCAGCTCCCGTTCGATGTGCTCCTGAATGCTGGCCTGGGAGATGTAGCTGATGCGGGCCATGTACTGCAGGCGCTCGCTCGCGCGCTCGTACCAGTAGAAGAACTGCCGCTCGTGGAACTCACGCAGCAAATCGAGgtgcttcttcttcagcgccTGGCGACCCTGTGCCAGCTGCTGTGACTCGCGACGCTTGCGCTCCTGGGCCTGCATCTCGTGCTCCcactgcgccagctgcgcagATTTGGTGATGTTGTACTTGTAAATATACTCGTCAGCGTTGACGCGGAACGACTCGAGCCACTGCCGCTTGTACACCTTTCGCAGATGCTCGAACTGAGCTTCGTGAACGTTGCGCCAGAGCTCGTTCTGCTTCCACATCCAGTGGCGGTATGGTGTGAGAAAGCCGGTCATGCGGCGCCCGTGCTCCGACTTGGAGGGGAGATTGTAGTAGGGACGCATCTGGCGCCGCACCACCCCGCTGGTGTGCATCATGGTGCTAGTAAACGAGAATACGCTGTGATGCTACCTCCACAACCCTTCAACGGTGTGCCGCCAACCGTTTAGCGGTGGGCAGCCTCTGCTCCACGGGGGGTGAAAGAAGGAGGCACagtgagaagaagagagacacacataGCCGCTGCGTCAGAGAGGAGGGTACGCGCCTTGGATGGAAGCAGAGGCACGGCCTGGCAGGGCACCTCGCCTAAGAGCTACCAAAAGAAGCGTCCGAAGAAACGTTCCTCACAACACCGGCGGCGTACAGGCGTGTCTGtggtgagagaggcgaagagagagggaatggggtgtgtgtgacgtGTGCGATTCCAACAGAGGCCTTCAAAGGGTCAACAGCGAGGCCATCCAGAGCGCAGAAGACAACAAAACAGGAGCGCAttgcgctgcttctcactTGCACAATAGGGAAAGGCCGCTCCCCAAACAGGGGCTAACTCACCTTGGAAACACAGCAACAGGAAGGGAGAGTGTCGAGAGAAAAAGgacagcgcacgcacacacactgaaTGACACGTTCACCAGCGCACatcgctgcttctcctcatTTCCCCCTTTCGCCCCCACAAGTAAACTATCACAGCATGCACTGTGCCACCCGAAACTAGCAGCGAAGAAAGAAATGCACGCCATCATCTCTAATAGCCGACAAATCTATCGGGCGACCCACGTGAATCTGCACGTGCAGGTATCCGTGTCACAAGTCGCCGCGTCAGgtctgccgccgccctttCCAGCATGGTGCCGGCCACTCCAATCGTTGTCACCGACTCTACGAGGTAGCGAGCGCTATCCGTGGTaggccgcggcagcggcaacatcCTAGTGCCGAGCTGGTTGATGGGCAGTTCTGGCTCCAAGATGAGGGCCTCCGTCTCACGGCTGTACTCCACCGCCGTATCCGGCTCTACGCGCTCCGACTGCTGCACGAGAATGTCGACGTAGACGGTGGCCTGCCGCACCGTGTTCCAGCGCTGGATTAgtcgcttcttctccaacGCCTCTGGGCTGATCGTCTCCTGGCGAGCGTCGGCAGCTCCTGTGGTGTCGCTGTTGCCCTGGCCACCGGCGGCTCCACCATACGGGTTATGGTAGAATGCTTCTGCCTctcgctgctcctcgctcagctctggcgcggcgctcgacggctgcgctgcagctgcgagaCTAGCTGCATCTGATGCTCTCAGGTCAGCCGACGGACCGCAGGTGGTTCCGCCTGCCGTCCACGCAGCTGGCCGGTTGGGTGTCTCACTTGGATTGACAATGGGCTCTGGATTGCCCCTGCTGAGGCTGCTCCCTATcacgctgctgttgcgtAGAGCGAGGTAGCACGCGTCACAGACGCGCTCTGGTTCCGTTATGCCCCGCATCGGAATGGCAGCGCGATGCCGCGAGCAGCCGCCACATAGTACGTAGCCGCAGttgcggcagtggtggcggcgaaggGTGGTGGAAaagacgcagccgcagccatTGCAGGTCGGtgcgtcctcgtcctcctgcCAGTACCCCTTTGACTGCTTCTCCCCCATGGCAACTGGGGTGCTAGGTTAGGTGTTGTGGTGCGCTTGCGTGGCGTGAAAAgcgaggtggagaggggcAACACTGGCTAACAGGGGAATTCTCGGGGTATCGAAGCAGTTTGACGCACCAGTGGAAAGGCGGCTACTAGCACAGGTGCGTCGCTCGGCGTGCTTGTCAGGTCGTTTGATAAACTTGATGGTGAATGAGCTTCGTGCAGAACCAGCATCAACGCCGCAAGCAGCGACGCATGTGCTCTAGAAGGTGACCGGCCTAAATGGCCCCTGGTGTGCTGCAATGAAAGGGCAAaacgcggaggaggaggagtgaaGTACGAGACCGTTGATGTTATGACGTGTGCAGCACTAGGCACGGGGGTTGCGCCGGTATCCTCTATCTGCCGCCGTCCCACTTCCCATTATGGCGGTTCCGTCTGCGCGTGGGGGACTCGGCATTGCCGTGGGCGCGACCTGACCAAACGAGCAGGCGTTCGGGAGTACAAGCACTCCGCTGCGCCGACCCTCACGTAACCGACGCATGTGCGCGTATGGAGCGGGTGtgcattcttttttttttttgcctgtCGGTACGCTCTGAGAGTGATGCGCACCGCCACTAGCACTCGCATACCTGCAGGGATATCATCAACCGTGGCAGCTGAAATCACAACTGAAAACACCTGGCCAATAAAGGGAAAGCAGGAAGCATTCACGGCGCCACGCCCCTACTCCCccgagagcaaagaaaaaaggacgGGGACTAAAGCAAGccagaaggagagagagggggaggggggaaagagacgACAAAGGCGGAACACCccgtctgtctgtgtgtgggggggaggggcgcggCACCCTgggcaaaacaaaaaacgaAACAAGAGGGAATGGAATCCGCCGCTTTCATGGCCTTGCGAAGCGGCAACAACGCACCGATGGGTGGTTGAGTAccgaagaagggggaggtgagCGCTGGGGCCGGGCGGGATCTCTTCTGTATCGCTGCATCATAGTAATTCGATCGTTAATGGAAGGGAGTGTGccgtgcagcggcggggaagcaagagaaagagagtacCTCCTACAGTGCTGTTCTatgaggggaaaagggaaaggcaAGCAAGCAAGCACCCCACACATTCATCTCTTTCCTTCGGCGTCGGATGCTTGACCGCCGTCGTCCCTTCTGATATTTGAAGGAACGCAACGCAGCAACAAAggtgaggtgggggggggggaagatgAGCGGGTGGCCAGCCCTGTACAACTGGACGCCTCAGTGGcaacagccacagcagccgcgtAAGAGATACTCGACGTGCGGGGTGTTTTTCCAGCGGGTGCCTCCTGCCGTCACAGCTCGGTCGACCCGCGGCGTCGTGGGGTGCCAACAGAGAAGCGCTCCGCAGGAAGAGGCGACGCACAGAAACGCACGAGAAGGGACGGACGGAGAGAGAACCGAAGTAATCCAAAGCGGTTGAGGCTGCGACAGAGGGTGTGATGCAGACAAGTGAGCCACTGTCCTTTCCTGTCGCACTCAGCACACACGCTGTAGCATCGCTGCGTGCCACAAGCAATTGCCCTTCCCTCCATCTGCTCATTGCAGAGTTCgtttttttcgtttgctgGTACTCTTGGGCATGTTAGTACGGGTAGCCACGCAGGTCCATGGTGAGCACCTTGgagctctccctctccttgtcCTTCATGACGCCCAGCAGCATATCTGCCATGTGGTAAAGCTGCTCCTTCAGCGAGACTACGACGAGCTGACACAACTGAGAGTTCTTACGGAGGTAGCTCGCAAGCTTCTCGACGTTGCCGGCGTCTAGCGCCGCGTCCACCTCGTCCAGCACAAAGAAGGGCGTCGGAGAGACTTCGTGAATCGCAAAGagaagcgccagcgccgccatggTGCGCTCGCCGCCggagagcagcgccatcggCATGAAGCGCTTGAGAGGCGGCGTGGCGTGGTAGGTGGTGCCACCCAGGTACGGCTCCTCCACATTCTCCAGGCTAAGGTACGCCGAGCCGTGCACTGCATGGGCGCGGGTGCCCATGGTAATCTCGCGGTACACCCTGTCCACTGTGGCTGCAACCTTTTCGTATATTTCCATGAAGCGCGCCGTGCGCTGCTCCTTGACACGGGTGAACTCCCTGCTTGCCGCACGGGCCACATCACGCGCCTCCTCGAGCAGCGTCGAAGACGTGCCCAGACGATCCTCCGATGCCATGGCGCGCGAGGCGGCCTTCATATTTGGCGCCAGCGACTCCATCTCCGCGGCAAGTGCCTCCAACTGCACCTGAGTGCGGTGGCTGTATGCGGAAAACTGAGCTCGGTCCTCTGCTACCACCCGCTGTGCTTCCGTGAGCGAGGAGAAGTTGATACACATGGCCGTCTCTGAGTCgagggtggggaagagggcagGAGGGGATGCGGTGCTCGTCCCTCTGCGTACGCCGCTCTGGCTCGCTCCGCCTTCGACAAGCAGTGCGAACGGTTCGGAAAGGAGAACATGCGTGCGACTCCCTGCGGCGCTGGACCTTTGGCGGGATGGCGGCGCAGAAAGCCCGGAGAAGGCACGGCTGGCTGCGTCCGTATCTTCGCCCCGCGCGTGCTTCGCTCCGCTGCTGGGCGCCGGCTTCAGTGGAATACCGATTTCGTCCATCTGGCAGCGACGCACCAGGTTCAGCCGACGCAAACGCAGAGAGTCGCAGGTGATCTGAATGCCGGTGACGATCTTCCGCGCTTGGGCGACACGAGCCAAGTCAGTCTCAGAGCTTCGAGTCTCGTTGCGAATCTGCTGCTCAAGCGCATCGAGCTCCGTGCGGCTCTGCGCAGCCGTCCTCCGCATCTCCTGGTGCTGTcgctccgccttctccacgaGTGCTTTATAATCGGTGAGGTCCTTTTTGCACTGCTCCCTTTCGTTGCTCagccgcgcacacgcctcctCGAAGTCGGCGATCTTCGAGTCGCCGACCAGCTTCACCTCCATCTCGAGCGAGCTCTCCAGCTTGTGAAtcacaagcagcagctgctgccgggTCTCCGCGCGCTGCGTTGCCTCTTGTGCCTGCTGGCCTTCCAGGGACAGCAGGTTGGGGATTCCCACCCTCTTCTGGAAGTCGGCGAACACCTGCCCCTCGACCCGCGAGATCGACTTGGACAGCTCTAGCAGCTCTCTATGGATCACCTGCAACTCAGTTGCGTagctgctgtgccgcgtcGTGAAATCGGCTCCGCGGCTTTCAAGTTTCTCCAGCTCCTCAGTCAGCCGCTGCGTCTTGGCGTCGTTGGCGATCTGCTCAGCGTGCACTACGGCGACGCGCTTTTCCGCGAAcgcgcgccgcgcctccATGTCCCGAATTGAGATCTGGGTGCGGGCCAGCTCTGCCTCCCCACCCACGGCGGTCTCGCTCAACAGGCGGTCGCGGGCGACACGCAGGTCCTCGTACTTCTTCTCGTCCCACTTGCGGGCGCGGTTCTGGACGGAGACCAAACCACCTTGCACAGACCCGTTCTTCAGGAGAACTGTGCCGTCGAGCGTCACAACCTTGAAGCGCTCCCCGTCGCGGCCGTAGGCGACCAGCCTGGCCTCGGCAACCGtgtcgcacagcagcgtctgGCCCAGTGCGTATCGCACCACCGGCTCCAGCTCCGGCTCAAAGCGCACCACATCGACAATGGGCTTGCACGTGCCGCCAAATGTGCGAAGACGGTCGTCGACCGCCTTGCCCTGCACAGCGTCCAGGGGCAGAAATGTCATGGGCGGCATGCGTTGCTCCTTCAGGTATTTGACGCAGCGAATCGCCACCGCGGTCGTCTCCACCACGACGCCCTCGAGGTTTTTGCCCATGGCCACCGTAACAGCGTTGCGGTGCCGATCGTTGGGCACCGCGCACAGGTCCACCATGCGTCCGCGGATTGGAAAGAGGGAGCGTAAGGCCTGGAGAGCGTCAGCCATGCGCGAGTTCTGCCTGCTTGTGTCTTTCATGTAGCGCAAGTCATGCAACTGCTCCTGCAGTCGCGCCAACTCCGCCTCCCGCGccttgtttttcctttgcaTCTTTGCAAGGTCTGTACTGGCTTCCGTGAGCTGTGTCTTGAGCGTGCTCACCGTCTCCTCAAgctcgctgcggcgcctctGCAGCTCAGCGCCGTACTTCGCGGCCGCCTCGATGGCCTGGCTGGCGTCCCTcatctgctgctggtgcgcctccgtGGCTCTGTCACACTGTTTCAGGGCCTCCTGTGCGGAGTCGcgttgccgcagcaccgtctcCCGGCGCTGTCGTAGCACTACCGTCGCGCACTCTGCTTCCTTCCGCAGCTGCCGGTACTcgtccagctgctgctgattgAGCACAGCGTCCAGCGTGACTCGCCTCGTGTCGtcagcggtgcagcgcttCTCGAAGGTGTCAAGCAGCGCTTTTTGCTTCTTCAGTTGCCCTTCAagcctctccgcctcggcagAGCGGACAGTTGTCGCCTTCTGCGCCGCTTCCagctcctgccgctgcagctctgccttGCGGGTCAGGTGCGCCAGCGCGGCTTTGATGCGCTCCACCGTGTTGTGCTTCAGCCGCAGATCGTCTGCAGATTTCCGCGTCCTTTTAAGCTGCTCCAAATACACCTTGTGCCGGGTCGCGTATGCCCGTTTCATCTCCCGAATCGCCTGCTCCGTTGCGATGCCCTtttccagcgccgccagagcgtcgcggcgctgctgcagctctgccttGTGCTTCTCGAGCTCCGTTTCGACGGCAAAGAGCTCGGTGAGGGCTAGCTCCTGCCTGACGCTCGCCAAGTGCTGACGCAGCTCCTCGTagcgctccgcctccttcttGGCCAGTCGCATTTGATgcaccgccacggcagccCCGCGTTTCTCCAGCGACGCACTCATCAGCGCCTcgttcgccttctccagcgccgccttcttgGCCGCGTACTCGCCTTGCAGCTCACCGCTCCCGCTGACCTGTTCAAGTAGCTCCGTCAGC
This genomic window contains:
- a CDS encoding putative structural maintenance of chromosome (SMC) family protein, which translates into the protein MLSKIHRVELENFKSYYGKGVIGPFKDFTCIVGPNGAGKSNLMDALSFVLSSSVTPARASSMRGKALVDFIHRKAKAASKGCSVTLVVRHPASQRPVASAAAPADGESGMNDAVAAAARRGTVVADDGEHVHHSSTVETSFTRQVDPQGAVSCLLNGKPATEKEYVAALTQHRIGARVDTFLVFQHQVEAVAQKKGKQLTELLEQVSGSGELQGEYAAKKAALEKANEALMSASLEKRGAAVAVHQMRLAKKEAERYEELRQHLASVRQELALTELFAVETELEKHKAELQQRRDALAALEKGIATEQAIREMKRAYATRHKVYLEQLKRTRKSADDLRLKHNTVERIKAALAHLTRKAELQRQELEAAQKATTVRSAEAERLEGQLKKQKALLDTFEKRCTADDTRRVTLDAVLNQQQLDEYRQLRKEAECATVVLRQRRETVLRQRDSAQEALKQCDRATEAHQQQMRDASQAIEAAAKYGAELQRRRSELEETVSTLKTQLTEASTDLAKMQRKNKAREAELARLQEQLHDLRYMKDTSRQNSRMADALQALRSLFPIRGRMVDLCAVPNDRHRNAVTVAMGKNLEGVVVETTAVAIRCVKYLKEQRMPPMTFLPLDAVQGKAVDDRLRTFGGTCKPIVDVVRFEPELEPVVRYALGQTLLCDTVAEARLVAYGRDGERFKVVTLDGTVLLKNGSVQGGLVSVQNRARKWDEKKYEDLRVARDRLLSETAVGGEAELARTQISIRDMEARRAFAEKRVAVVHAEQIANDAKTQRLTEELEKLESRGADFTTRHSSYATELQVIHRELLELSKSISRVEGQVFADFQKRVGIPNLLSLEGQQAQEATQRAETRQQLLLVIHKLESSLEMEVKLVGDSKIADFEEACARLSNEREQCKKDLTDYKALVEKAERQHQEMRRTAAQSRTELDALEQQIRNETRSSETDLARVAQARKIVTGIQITCDSLRLRRLNLVRRCQMDEIGIPLKPAPSSGAKHARGEDTDAASRAFSGLSAPPSRQRSSAAGSRTHVLLSEPFALLVEGGASQSGVRRGTSTASPPALFPTLDSETAMCINFSSLTEAQRVVAEDRAQFSAYSHRTQVQLEALAAEMESLAPNMKAASRAMASEDRLGTSSTLLEEARDVARAASREFTRVKEQRTARFMEIYEKVAATVDRVYREITMGTRAHAVHGSAYLSLENVEEPYLGGTTYHATPPLKRFMPMALLSGGERTMAALALLFAIHEVSPTPFFVLDEVDAALDAGNVEKLASYLRKNSQLCQLVVVSLKEQLYHMADMLLGVMKDKERESSKVLTMDLRGYPY